Proteins found in one Synechococcus sp. LA31 genomic segment:
- a CDS encoding tyrosinase family protein: MASRIDSKSLFKSWGASKSLESGNRSYVRYDIGSRAGKEALALYAKAVGDMKERPNSDPYSWNQQAGIHGSLLSTMDDLQTKAPALGFSQNGDGTPLTAQDVADGDTVLNNCTHYSSFWSGVLLNGNGDEPSSSIPQDVTPNFLPWHRLYLQNHESVVREVLRQIGEPGWENWALPYWDYTKDAHMPKLFRGEGATGYSALYEPSRSVTLNSGGSLKSLLEPRSDIIPMMMQDELSAPISAFEFQKLGKKKALVKTQFQTFSSHIQQVPHNNMHDIVGGLADGLTNKEFILDATNDYANSIWDIQGFADEIRPAVMSPTSTTAPGLMGLVPAAASDPVFWVHHAFIDRIWSTWNASPYGSYITESTLSKHPWNYQFFEAGEAGNPQLTTYSEWGDQSGKVIKNIYRPNYTYDRLDADKTRARAQPLQALLNQPRYAPVIDDEELNQTASELAFQTISPGLPLSIKQIVNLQKEGITLNVDVFYEAGMNASRNVALLVGDQKFLSQNALALKTAYTSWDGTSFNEDGIFGSVLNSGEGTFSPWTIDNFQVGAINLLPMGTTMSSNGMTMDQGMNHGSMPGAISVDITDALAVQSLGNLLSKKSEVGLMIAVTDPTGQDATDVLIRNITFSLSQSAVPEKGERDLITGNTFDGASYIAQHPSVIESSRFASNPEKHYERRGKMKGWDRPTLADRAVDLGQAYLAANPDLHPGLAKNPFAAIDHYLSTGMLEGRPLGI; encoded by the coding sequence GTGGCATCAAGAATAGATTCGAAATCGTTATTCAAAAGCTGGGGAGCATCGAAAAGCCTAGAGTCTGGCAATAGAAGCTATGTTCGCTACGACATTGGCTCAAGGGCAGGGAAAGAGGCCTTAGCGCTCTACGCCAAAGCCGTTGGCGACATGAAGGAAAGGCCAAATAGCGACCCCTACTCATGGAATCAGCAAGCCGGCATTCACGGGTCGCTTTTGTCGACGATGGATGACCTCCAGACAAAAGCACCAGCACTGGGCTTCTCCCAAAACGGTGACGGCACGCCTCTCACCGCTCAAGACGTCGCAGATGGGGACACAGTTCTCAACAATTGCACACATTATTCATCATTCTGGAGCGGCGTTCTGCTGAACGGGAATGGCGATGAGCCATCGTCGTCGATACCTCAGGACGTAACGCCAAATTTTCTACCCTGGCATCGGCTCTACCTCCAGAACCATGAATCTGTCGTACGGGAAGTGCTGCGACAGATAGGTGAACCTGGCTGGGAAAATTGGGCGCTCCCATACTGGGATTACACCAAAGATGCACATATGCCCAAACTATTTCGCGGGGAGGGAGCAACAGGATATTCCGCCCTCTACGAACCCAGCCGCAGTGTCACCTTGAATTCCGGTGGTTCACTCAAAAGTTTACTAGAACCAAGATCCGACATTATCCCAATGATGATGCAGGACGAGCTTAGTGCGCCGATCTCAGCATTTGAATTCCAGAAACTCGGCAAAAAGAAGGCGCTAGTAAAGACACAGTTTCAGACGTTTAGCAGCCACATACAGCAAGTGCCGCACAACAATATGCACGACATTGTTGGTGGTTTAGCCGATGGACTAACCAACAAGGAATTCATCTTGGACGCCACAAACGACTATGCCAACTCGATTTGGGATATTCAAGGTTTTGCCGACGAGATCCGACCAGCAGTGATGAGTCCCACGTCGACAACGGCCCCGGGATTAATGGGGCTAGTCCCGGCAGCGGCATCAGATCCAGTCTTTTGGGTGCACCACGCCTTTATCGATCGCATTTGGAGCACTTGGAATGCAAGCCCCTACGGAAGCTACATCACCGAATCCACCCTCTCCAAGCACCCCTGGAACTATCAATTTTTTGAGGCTGGAGAGGCAGGCAATCCACAACTGACGACGTATTCAGAATGGGGGGACCAGTCTGGGAAGGTCATTAAGAATATCTACCGACCAAACTATACATATGATCGTCTAGATGCAGACAAAACGCGGGCGAGGGCTCAACCCTTGCAAGCATTATTGAATCAGCCACGCTACGCACCCGTCATTGACGATGAAGAGCTTAACCAAACTGCCAGTGAGCTTGCGTTCCAGACCATCAGCCCTGGTTTACCACTAAGCATCAAGCAGATCGTAAACCTGCAAAAGGAAGGCATCACACTAAATGTTGATGTTTTCTACGAAGCAGGGATGAACGCCTCACGCAATGTTGCACTGCTTGTTGGTGATCAGAAGTTCCTCTCTCAAAATGCACTTGCCCTGAAGACTGCTTACACATCCTGGGATGGCACGTCATTCAATGAGGACGGCATCTTTGGCAGCGTGCTCAACAGTGGTGAAGGTACCTTTTCTCCCTGGACAATTGACAACTTTCAGGTTGGCGCCATTAACCTCTTGCCAATGGGCACGACAATGTCATCAAATGGGATGACGATGGACCAAGGAATGAACCACGGATCGATGCCCGGGGCCATTTCTGTAGATATAACGGATGCGCTAGCTGTACAGTCACTCGGCAATCTTTTGTCAAAGAAGTCAGAAGTCGGTCTAATGATTGCCGTTACAGATCCGACAGGACAGGACGCGACAGACGTTCTGATCAGAAATATCACTTTTTCACTATCGCAGTCAGCGGTACCAGAGAAAGGCGAGCGGGACCTCATTACAGGCAATACATTTGATGGTGCTTCATACATCGCGCAACACCCTTCCGTCATAGAAAGCTCACGATTTGCCTCAAATCCTGAAAAGCACTATGAACGCCGAGGGAAGATGAAAGGGTGGGATCGACCAACACTGGCCGATCGAGCCGTTGATCTTGGCCAAGCCTATCTAGCAGCCAATCCTGATCTGCATCCAGGACTGGCTAAAAATCCATTTGCAGCTATTGATCATTATCTTTCAACGGGAATGCTTGAAGGCCGCCCGCTCGGGATCTAA
- a CDS encoding pyridoxal-dependent decarboxylase, with translation MESSERKHVDSFIGSPLENQSSKSLEAWFLGSKAENQDELESLVLEALRDHAFWRRNYHPGDPSQIPEETKRTEEFLKTIDHTRNSLRELLSWLKKSTPFFSLRYQGHMNWETTMPAMVGYIAAMLYNPNNVAFEASTVTTLLEVKVGEDLCRMLGYKAATTKTSREAKIIPWGHITGGGSVANLESLWAARNLKYFPFTLQHLLRHTKEFEKAKDFSVTLANQTETNLLEASPWELLNLDADTILGLTSRICNEHGIEEEALKTSINNTEFTLQKMGLAKFQHKFIGEGTEECIFLVPGTKHYSWDKSAAILGIGSSQMKDVALDIHGRMSIDSLRRQLSRCLAERVPVYSVITVIGSTEESNIDPLADILELRDEFRQQGLGFCVHADAAWGGYHASLLHDTSETQQWSEMSAGARLVEFGIGLSSYAHRHLSALTDADTITVDPHKSGYIPYPAGALCYRNSQMRELLTFVAPYINHTEEEPNVSSYGVEGSKAGAAVASIYLSHKVIRPDKSGYGRLIGRAMLGCKRIYARLLCMARPNDRFICVPLPQLSPAIPGKSASDKHGFVRDRVAFRSLDQIAADNDAIRTLQEMGPDQNIITYAFNFKNSNGSLNQSVSKMNALNEQIYQQLSINPGSDIYGYRLILSTTRLDRQSYGDDFINDLKDRLGIDQSEGDCITVLRSTIMDPWIGNPKGDAFVDIFEEELRSAIARSLLENSMLDTFLGLDNDGNNKVSMLELIEILKRLGYDEGEAREICSICDTDSNGLLSYHEFKTHFLPFLFGKH, from the coding sequence ATGGAATCAAGCGAAAGAAAGCACGTCGATAGCTTTATCGGCTCACCCCTGGAGAACCAGAGCAGCAAAAGCTTAGAAGCATGGTTTCTGGGCTCGAAAGCAGAAAACCAGGATGAACTTGAAAGCCTCGTGCTGGAGGCACTACGAGACCACGCTTTCTGGCGTCGCAATTATCATCCCGGCGATCCAAGTCAGATACCAGAAGAAACAAAGCGAACAGAGGAATTCCTTAAAACGATAGACCATACAAGAAATAGCCTTAGAGAATTACTCTCATGGCTGAAGAAATCAACACCTTTTTTTAGCCTACGATACCAAGGGCATATGAATTGGGAGACAACAATGCCCGCCATGGTCGGGTATATAGCGGCAATGCTCTACAACCCTAACAATGTTGCCTTTGAAGCTTCTACAGTTACAACGCTGCTTGAGGTCAAAGTTGGGGAAGACTTATGTCGGATGCTGGGATACAAAGCAGCAACAACAAAAACAAGCAGAGAGGCCAAGATTATTCCTTGGGGGCATATTACAGGTGGCGGCAGTGTGGCAAACCTTGAATCACTTTGGGCGGCAAGAAATCTTAAGTACTTTCCCTTTACTTTGCAGCACCTGCTTAGGCATACAAAAGAGTTTGAAAAGGCAAAGGACTTCAGTGTAACTCTGGCCAATCAGACCGAGACAAATCTCCTGGAAGCCAGTCCCTGGGAGCTACTTAATCTCGATGCTGATACAATTCTCGGGCTAACATCGCGAATCTGCAACGAGCACGGGATCGAAGAAGAAGCACTGAAGACCTCAATAAACAACACGGAGTTCACGCTTCAGAAGATGGGGCTCGCCAAGTTTCAGCATAAGTTTATTGGTGAAGGCACGGAAGAGTGCATCTTTCTGGTGCCAGGAACTAAACATTACTCCTGGGACAAGTCTGCCGCAATACTTGGCATCGGATCTTCCCAGATGAAAGATGTTGCATTAGATATTCATGGACGTATGAGCATCGATAGTCTGCGTCGACAACTTTCTCGCTGCCTAGCAGAGAGAGTACCTGTCTATTCTGTCATCACCGTGATTGGGAGCACAGAGGAAAGTAATATTGACCCGCTTGCTGATATCCTTGAACTGAGAGACGAATTTCGACAGCAAGGGCTAGGCTTCTGTGTTCATGCTGATGCTGCATGGGGTGGCTATCACGCATCGCTCTTGCATGACACGTCTGAAACGCAGCAATGGAGCGAGATGAGCGCAGGAGCTCGACTCGTAGAATTTGGAATTGGTCTTAGCTCGTATGCTCATCGGCACTTGAGTGCACTCACAGATGCAGATACGATCACCGTCGATCCGCACAAGTCAGGTTATATTCCCTATCCAGCTGGTGCATTGTGCTATCGCAATAGCCAAATGCGTGAGCTCCTCACGTTTGTGGCTCCGTATATCAACCACACAGAAGAAGAGCCCAATGTGAGCAGCTATGGCGTAGAGGGCTCTAAAGCAGGTGCCGCGGTGGCTTCCATTTATCTGAGCCATAAGGTCATACGACCTGACAAGTCTGGCTACGGCAGACTGATTGGAAGAGCAATGCTCGGATGCAAGAGGATCTATGCACGGCTTCTGTGTATGGCTAGGCCAAATGACCGCTTTATCTGCGTACCACTTCCACAACTCAGCCCGGCGATTCCAGGTAAGAGTGCAAGCGATAAGCATGGCTTTGTTCGCGACCGCGTTGCCTTCAGAAGTCTCGATCAGATCGCAGCCGACAATGATGCAATCAGAACTCTTCAAGAAATGGGGCCAGATCAGAATATTATTACCTATGCTTTTAATTTCAAGAATTCCAATGGAAGTCTGAATCAGAGCGTCTCAAAGATGAACGCGCTCAACGAACAGATTTACCAACAGCTAAGCATCAATCCAGGATCAGATATTTATGGGTACCGACTCATTTTAAGCACGACAAGGCTAGATCGTCAAAGCTATGGCGACGACTTTATCAATGACTTAAAAGACAGACTTGGAATAGATCAGTCAGAAGGGGACTGCATCACGGTTTTACGTTCGACGATCATGGATCCATGGATTGGCAACCCCAAGGGAGATGCATTTGTCGACATATTTGAGGAAGAACTACGCAGCGCAATAGCCAGATCACTGCTTGAGAACTCCATGCTAGATACATTCCTTGGACTTGATAACGACGGCAACAATAAAGTATCTATGCTGGAACTCATTGAAATACTAAAGCGCCTTGGCTACGACGAGGGGGAGGCCAGAGAGATTTGCAGCATCTGCGATACAGATTCGAATGGCCTTCTTTCGTATCATGAGTTTAAGACTCATTTCCTGCCATTCTTGTTCGGTAAGCACTAG
- the crtL gene encoding lycopene beta cyclase, giving the protein MTPTQPRCDVLVIGAGPAALCIAAALAQRGVAVQGLAPEDPAAPWPNTYGIWGPEVDALGLCHLLGHRWRDTRSYFGERLASPAVQHGIDYGLFDKTALQQHWWQPCQQAGLVWHRGRAVSIDHHPQGSVVITDAGDRLAARLVIDASGHHSPFVKRPDEGPVAGQAAYGIVGRFSAPPVDPGQFVLMDYRCDHLSEAERRCGPPTFLYAMDFGDGVFFAEETSLALAPAVPYDVLKDRLLRRLALRGIAVEEVQHEEFCLFPMNLPLPDLLQRVVGFGGSAAMVHPASGYMVGALLRRAPVLADAIASGLEQTDRSAEQLACMAWQALWPLELQRKHALYRFGLEKLMRFSEPQLRAHFRTFFALSLEQWYGFLTNTLSLPQLIAAMVRLFVVAPWSVKAGLIGMQGREWQLGFRMLMPSARH; this is encoded by the coding sequence TTGACGCCAACTCAGCCCCGCTGCGATGTGCTCGTGATCGGGGCGGGCCCGGCCGCGCTCTGCATCGCTGCTGCGCTGGCTCAGCGCGGCGTCGCGGTGCAGGGGCTAGCGCCTGAAGATCCGGCGGCGCCATGGCCCAACACCTACGGCATCTGGGGCCCGGAGGTGGATGCCCTGGGTTTGTGCCACCTGCTCGGCCATCGCTGGCGCGACACCCGCAGCTATTTCGGTGAACGGCTCGCCAGCCCCGCCGTTCAACACGGCATCGACTACGGCCTGTTCGACAAGACCGCCCTGCAGCAGCACTGGTGGCAGCCGTGTCAGCAGGCTGGCCTGGTCTGGCATCGCGGCCGGGCGGTCTCGATCGATCACCACCCGCAAGGGTCGGTGGTGATCACTGATGCGGGTGATCGGCTGGCTGCCCGGCTGGTTATCGATGCCAGTGGCCATCACTCCCCTTTTGTGAAGCGCCCCGATGAGGGCCCGGTGGCCGGCCAGGCGGCGTATGGAATTGTGGGTCGTTTTTCAGCGCCGCCGGTGGATCCGGGGCAGTTTGTGCTGATGGATTACCGCTGTGATCACCTCAGTGAGGCGGAGCGGCGCTGCGGTCCACCCACCTTCCTCTACGCGATGGATTTCGGTGACGGGGTGTTCTTTGCTGAAGAGACGTCGCTTGCGCTGGCCCCGGCGGTTCCTTACGACGTGCTCAAGGACCGGTTGCTGCGTCGGCTGGCCCTGCGCGGCATCGCAGTGGAGGAGGTGCAGCACGAGGAGTTTTGCCTGTTCCCGATGAATCTGCCCCTGCCGGATCTGCTGCAGCGGGTGGTGGGCTTCGGCGGCTCGGCCGCAATGGTGCATCCCGCCTCGGGCTACATGGTGGGGGCGCTGCTGCGGCGTGCACCTGTACTGGCGGATGCGATCGCTTCTGGGCTTGAGCAGACGGACCGCTCTGCTGAGCAGCTCGCCTGTATGGCCTGGCAGGCCCTCTGGCCGCTGGAGCTACAGCGCAAGCATGCGCTGTATCGCTTTGGCCTCGAGAAGTTGATGCGCTTTTCTGAGCCGCAGCTGCGGGCTCACTTCCGCACGTTCTTTGCCCTTTCACTGGAACAGTGGTATGGCTTCCTCACCAATACGCTCAGCCTGCCGCAGCTGATAGCGGCGATGGTGCGGCTGTTTGTGGTGGCACCCTGGAGCGTGAAGGCTGGTCTGATCGGTATGCAGGGCCGGGAATGGCAGCTGGGCTTTCGGATGCTGATGCCATCGGCTCGTCATTGA
- a CDS encoding CARDB domain-containing protein yields MPDPRGDLWIANTVSDLIQGDVQEHLPLDQIPLQGDVLGLGTTTSIDNGELTFLRNGGGDTTIWQCRASDGGIHPLVRGDRNAHFPYVCFSGDVSDLRVLVDPAELGDVKGRPLQELMAGLIARLRVEGRLAEAPIYGLRAELQWHSLVITVASKLCMGQQRRNTAIAQSEASAATAGRSLYDLLQHYRLAEQDPGVPTDPIRYLGHSLQWDCCGFFDMDPANGRVTLPVEGAHLHLHGCSTDLRHGGHLHHEHSGTLLRAVKRLALYPLQQLHQLASDLAIEDLAVEAGMARFSVVNRGAMDVSDVGVAVVVDDRYSSHRYLRLPWLSAGDSEAFSVPLDLGAGRHKLEVIADPEGRILEADGLEANNRAVLELML; encoded by the coding sequence ATGCCTGATCCCCGCGGCGATCTCTGGATCGCCAACACCGTGAGTGATCTGATTCAGGGTGATGTGCAGGAGCACCTTCCCCTGGATCAGATCCCCCTTCAAGGCGATGTGTTGGGCTTGGGCACCACGACCAGCATCGACAACGGTGAGCTGACCTTCCTGCGCAACGGCGGAGGTGACACCACCATTTGGCAATGCCGGGCAAGCGACGGTGGCATTCACCCTCTTGTCCGCGGCGATCGCAATGCCCACTTCCCCTATGTGTGCTTCAGCGGCGATGTCTCGGATCTCAGGGTGCTGGTGGATCCGGCGGAGCTGGGTGATGTGAAGGGGCGCCCGCTGCAGGAGCTCATGGCTGGTTTGATTGCGCGGTTGCGGGTCGAGGGCCGCCTGGCGGAGGCGCCGATTTATGGCTTGCGGGCTGAGTTGCAGTGGCACTCGCTGGTGATCACCGTGGCTTCCAAGCTGTGCATGGGCCAGCAGCGCCGTAATACGGCGATTGCCCAGAGTGAGGCGAGTGCGGCCACAGCCGGCCGCAGCCTTTACGACCTGCTGCAGCACTACCGCCTGGCGGAGCAGGATCCTGGCGTACCCACGGACCCCATCCGCTATTTGGGCCACTCATTGCAGTGGGACTGCTGCGGCTTCTTCGACATGGACCCTGCCAACGGCCGGGTGACGCTGCCCGTGGAGGGTGCCCATCTGCACCTGCATGGCTGCAGCACGGATCTGCGTCATGGCGGGCACCTCCACCACGAGCACTCTGGAACCCTGCTGCGGGCGGTGAAGCGATTGGCGCTCTACCCGCTGCAACAGCTGCATCAGCTGGCCAGTGATCTGGCCATCGAGGATCTTGCTGTGGAGGCGGGGATGGCTCGCTTCAGCGTGGTGAACCGCGGTGCGATGGATGTGAGCGATGTCGGCGTTGCTGTGGTGGTAGACGATCGCTACTCCAGCCACCGCTACCTGCGTCTGCCTTGGCTCAGTGCCGGTGACAGCGAGGCGTTCAGCGTGCCCCTGGATCTGGGGGCTGGCCGCCACAAGCTGGAGGTGATCGCTGATCCCGAAGGCCGAATCCTTGAAGCCGATGGCCTCGAGGCCAACAACCGTGCCGTACTCGAGCTGATGCTTTGA
- the gyrA gene encoding DNA gyrase subunit A — translation MADPTEPGEMNSGGGPDGPSGSDGRIIQADLRNEMSRSYLEYAMSVIVGRALPDARDGLKPVHRRILYAMYELGLTSDRPYRKCARVVGEVLGKYHPHGDTAVYDALVRMAQDFSMRMPLIDGHGNFGSVDNDPPAAMRYTESRLQALTTDSLLEDIECETVDFIDNFDGSQQEPTVMPSRIPQLLLNGSTGIAVGMATNIPPHNLTELIDGLLALIGNPEIEDRELTRLIPGPDFPTGGQILGRSGIREMYSTGRGSVTMRGVASIETIEAKGRPDRDAVIITELPYQTNKAALIERIAELVNDKKLDGIADIRDESDRDGMRIVIELRRDAYPQVVLNNLFKLTPLQSNFSAYMLALVKGEPVLLTLRKMLEVFLDFRVETIERRTRYLLRKAEERDHILLGLLIALDNLDAIIALIRAAADTATARLELVDRFGLSEIQADAILQMQLRRLTALEADKIRLEHEDLLAKITDYKDILARKERVLALITEELGVLRSRYDSPRRTEILDVEGGLEDIDLIANERSVVLLTENGYLKRMPVSEFEATSRGTRGKAGTRSQGEEAVRLFISCNDHDSLLLFSDRGVVYTVPAYRVPQCSRTAKGTPIVQLLPIPREEQITSLLAVSEFAEDAVLVMLTSGGYIKRTRLSAFANIRSNGLIAISLEEGDALTWVRLAQPGDSLLIGSRNGMTIHFRLSDDELRPLGRTARGVRAMNLRPGDQLVSMDVIPVELADRVESSSAAGDEEETEEVAASEGPWVLVASASGLGKRVPVDQFRLQKRAGMGLRCMKFRRDGDVLVGLKVLGAGEELLLVSEKGVIVRMQADAVPQQSRAATGVRLQRLDNGDRLSEVVLVPPAAEEEEEAAEGLEPSAVVDSPAPDA, via the coding sequence ATGGCGGATCCAACCGAACCCGGCGAGATGAATTCCGGGGGCGGTCCCGACGGGCCATCTGGATCTGACGGTCGGATTATCCAGGCCGACCTTCGCAATGAGATGTCGCGCTCCTACCTGGAGTACGCGATGAGCGTGATCGTGGGCCGGGCCTTGCCCGATGCCCGCGACGGCTTGAAACCCGTGCACCGGCGCATCCTGTACGCCATGTACGAGCTGGGTCTGACCAGCGACCGGCCCTACCGGAAATGTGCCCGCGTGGTGGGTGAGGTGCTCGGTAAGTACCACCCCCACGGCGACACCGCGGTGTACGACGCCCTGGTGCGGATGGCGCAGGACTTTTCCATGCGCATGCCCCTGATCGATGGGCATGGCAACTTCGGATCGGTGGACAACGATCCGCCAGCCGCCATGCGCTACACCGAATCGCGGCTGCAGGCGCTGACCACCGACAGCCTGCTCGAAGATATCGAGTGCGAAACCGTCGATTTCATCGACAACTTCGATGGATCGCAGCAGGAACCCACGGTGATGCCCTCGCGCATCCCGCAGCTTCTGCTCAACGGCTCCACCGGCATCGCCGTGGGGATGGCCACCAACATCCCCCCCCACAACCTCACGGAGTTGATCGACGGCCTGCTGGCTCTGATCGGCAATCCGGAGATCGAGGATCGCGAGCTCACCCGTCTGATTCCGGGCCCCGATTTCCCCACGGGCGGCCAGATCCTGGGCCGTAGCGGTATCCGTGAGATGTACTCCACCGGCCGCGGCTCGGTGACCATGCGCGGGGTGGCTTCGATTGAAACGATCGAGGCCAAGGGACGGCCAGATCGCGATGCGGTGATCATCACCGAGCTGCCCTATCAGACCAACAAGGCGGCTTTGATCGAGCGCATCGCCGAGTTGGTGAATGACAAGAAGCTCGACGGCATTGCCGACATCCGCGATGAATCCGATCGCGATGGCATGCGCATCGTGATTGAACTGCGCCGTGATGCCTACCCGCAGGTGGTGTTAAACAACCTGTTCAAACTCACGCCCCTACAGAGCAACTTCAGCGCTTACATGCTGGCGCTGGTGAAGGGCGAGCCGGTGCTGCTCACGCTGCGCAAGATGCTCGAGGTGTTCCTCGACTTCCGCGTTGAGACGATTGAGCGCCGCACCCGCTATCTGCTGCGCAAGGCCGAAGAGCGTGACCACATTCTGCTCGGCCTACTGATCGCCCTCGACAACCTCGACGCGATCATTGCCCTGATCCGTGCTGCCGCTGATACCGCCACCGCACGCCTCGAACTGGTGGATCGCTTCGGTTTGAGCGAGATCCAGGCTGACGCCATCCTGCAGATGCAGCTGCGTCGGCTCACGGCCCTTGAGGCCGACAAGATCCGCCTCGAGCACGAGGATCTGCTCGCCAAGATTACCGACTACAAAGACATCCTGGCTCGCAAGGAGCGGGTGCTGGCGCTGATCACTGAAGAGCTGGGGGTGCTGCGCTCCCGCTACGACTCCCCCCGCCGCACCGAGATCCTCGATGTGGAAGGTGGCCTCGAAGACATCGATCTGATCGCCAACGAGCGTTCTGTGGTGTTGCTTACCGAGAACGGCTACTTGAAGCGGATGCCGGTGAGTGAATTCGAAGCCACCAGCCGCGGCACCCGCGGTAAGGCCGGCACCCGCAGCCAGGGAGAGGAAGCCGTGCGGCTGTTTATCAGCTGTAACGACCATGATTCGCTCTTGCTGTTCTCCGACCGCGGTGTTGTGTACACCGTGCCGGCTTACCGAGTGCCGCAGTGCAGCCGCACCGCCAAAGGCACTCCGATCGTGCAGCTGCTGCCGATCCCGCGTGAAGAGCAGATCACGTCGCTGCTGGCGGTGAGTGAATTTGCTGAAGACGCGGTGCTGGTGATGCTCACCAGTGGCGGTTACATCAAGCGCACGCGTCTTTCAGCCTTCGCCAACATTCGCTCCAATGGCTTGATCGCCATCTCGCTGGAGGAGGGCGACGCTCTCACCTGGGTACGCCTCGCCCAGCCTGGCGACAGCCTGTTGATCGGCTCCCGTAACGGGATGACCATTCACTTCCGCCTCAGCGATGATGAGCTTCGTCCCCTGGGCCGAACGGCCCGCGGCGTACGCGCGATGAATCTGCGCCCCGGCGACCAGCTGGTGAGCATGGATGTGATCCCGGTTGAGCTGGCTGATCGGGTGGAAAGCAGCAGCGCTGCTGGCGATGAAGAGGAGACTGAAGAAGTGGCCGCCAGCGAGGGCCCTTGGGTGCTGGTGGCATCTGCCAGCGGCCTGGGCAAGCGGGTACCGGTGGATCAGTTCCGTCTGCAGAAACGCGCCGGCATGGGCCTTCGCTGCATGAAGTTCCGGCGCGATGGCGATGTCCTGGTCGGCCTCAAGGTGCTTGGCGCTGGTGAGGAACTGCTGCTGGTGAGTGAGAAAGGCGTGATTGTGCGGATGCAGGCCGATGCGGTGCCGCAACAGTCGCGGGCGGCCACCGGGGTGCGGCTGCAGCGCCTCGATAACGGCGATCGCCTCTCAGAGGTGGTGCTGGTGCCGCCTGCAGCGGAAGAAGAGGAGGAGGCTGCTGAAGGCCTGGAACCCTCAGCTGTTGTCGATAGCCCAGCCCCTGATGCCTGA
- a CDS encoding homocysteine biosynthesis protein — MSASRGNAPIRTEQELEVLQRSGDLQVCSAAAFRERVATRGLEQAFADTHVVVAGDAGFTAQASLVLHLGPSDPPIRIERFRLGRAEGGGSHGNTDLVLPIQQGGAQALEQLLQGRRLPFSASGLATLQQPRQELETQLSLGQIGAGRLLLHRAISENGVVAISSREGLTPTPWGPVLGPISSALFNCAGAGSIGLTMPGLHGLGPGSPVLVAGTIGWVSGAGAGHNPLVRRSASGHALSPGASCSVEADLHGLQPRWIRACSHRQEGDGLLVAIAAPVPLLNLTVARQAACGNEQLQAPVLDYGVPRRVKPSLGSVSYGDLLDGALQLDAHRLCCAPAFSPRLAAEMVEELCTLLQAARFPLRLPLQGLPQRPALLPLE; from the coding sequence GTGTCTGCCTCCAGGGGCAACGCCCCCATCCGAACGGAGCAGGAGCTCGAGGTCCTGCAGCGCAGCGGCGATCTGCAGGTGTGCTCGGCAGCAGCATTTCGTGAGCGCGTCGCTACCCGCGGGCTGGAGCAAGCCTTCGCCGACACCCACGTGGTGGTGGCCGGTGATGCAGGGTTCACAGCCCAGGCGAGCCTGGTGCTGCACCTAGGGCCGAGCGATCCACCGATCCGCATCGAGCGCTTCCGGCTCGGCAGGGCGGAAGGCGGCGGCAGTCATGGCAACACCGATCTCGTTCTGCCGATCCAGCAAGGGGGCGCCCAAGCCCTTGAGCAGTTGTTGCAGGGTCGTCGGCTGCCATTCAGCGCCAGCGGACTGGCCACCCTGCAACAGCCGCGCCAGGAACTCGAAACCCAGCTCTCGCTGGGTCAGATCGGTGCCGGTCGGCTGCTGCTGCACCGAGCTATCAGCGAAAACGGCGTGGTGGCCATCAGTAGCCGCGAGGGTCTCACCCCAACTCCGTGGGGGCCTGTGCTGGGGCCCATCAGCAGCGCTCTCTTCAACTGCGCCGGTGCCGGCAGCATCGGCCTCACCATGCCAGGGCTGCACGGGCTGGGGCCAGGCTCACCGGTGCTGGTGGCCGGCACGATCGGCTGGGTGAGTGGCGCTGGGGCAGGGCACAACCCGCTGGTGCGCCGCAGTGCCAGCGGCCATGCACTCAGCCCAGGGGCCAGCTGCTCGGTGGAAGCCGATCTGCATGGGCTGCAGCCTCGCTGGATCCGCGCCTGCTCACACCGCCAAGAAGGGGATGGCCTCCTCGTGGCGATCGCGGCGCCGGTTCCCCTGCTCAACTTGACCGTGGCACGCCAGGCCGCCTGCGGCAACGAGCAACTGCAGGCGCCAGTGCTCGATTACGGCGTACCGCGGCGGGTGAAGCCCAGCCTGGGCAGCGTCAGCTACGGAGACCTGCTCGACGGAGCGCTGCAGCTCGATGCACACCGGCTGTGCTGCGCCCCCGCCTTCAGCCCACGCCTGGCAGCAGAAATGGTCGAAGAGCTGTGCACCCTGCTGCAGGCCGCGCGATTTCCGCTGCGTCTGCCGCTGCAAGGATTACCGCAGAGGCCTGCACTGCTGCCGTTGGAGTGA